The region aatttaagacacaattaatttataaattgagggggtaaattgctaaaatgggataAATTATCCATAATTACCAAattcgtgtactgatttgcccataaaattaatatatgtgttaattgtccattgctTAAAGTTCAAAgggcatattgccacttaagtcaaTTTATTGGTACTCATGTCAATGGTTTCTGTTTTATTACCTGGCCAAGCAGCCATGAAGATTTGAGAATTTGAGGATTATGACTTATCTCAATcctgtttttcttttttgatgaaTCATAGACTTGCTCTCCGTTGCTACCATTCTTAATCCTAAATTTCTAAAGTCTTCTCTCTATTCGCCACCTATACCTAAAAGAGaaatcataatatatataatatatactcTCTCCATTCCAATAGAGTTGTTCACTTTGACcactttttttatcttaaaactcttgtccactttgaaAAGATAACAACTTCAAATTCTAttggaatggagggagtatatattatTATGATTTCTCCACTTTGAAATCATAataaaactcttgtccactttaaAAAGATAACAACTTCAAATTCTATTGGTATGCCACGACAGTCTTAccactttttttattatgttttaaatttgagattttaatCCAATCAAAAAAGCTTTCGAGTTTCTTAATCGAACTGAAAAATCTTCAAATCAAAAcaagaaggaaaataaaaacTCCATCAAtagatttttgaaaagaaaccaTTAGATTAAGGTAGTAATGGTGTTTCGGTCACAAAAACCACCTTTTGTAATAgtacttttttttaatcatataagATAGGGGTcctataaatatagagttttatTAAAGAAACATTAGAAAGATGGAGGAGGTGGAGGAGATAGTTTTTCAGCAAGCCAAAAATACCTCttcaaaactataattttaGTATTGTGTTTTTTAGATAGAAGGAAAGAATTTGTTTTTAGAGAGAAAAGggaaaaaacaatttaatgggtctttttttttctcttttcttcttgCGACATATTTTGATAAAGTGATCGGTTTCTAACCACACTCACCCTACAAAACAAtgcattttgtaaaaaatattacatataaaaaaaatgtccaAAATGCCCTCAACAAGGATATCCTTCTGGTGGTCAGAAGTAACCAACATTTTCATGAAAAGATATAACAGAAAACTAAAAAGCTTCACACTCCATTCAATTTTCTATCAATGGCACACTTAGCAAACTTAAACACCATCAATGAAACACTGCCTGCAATACCAAAATTTACTATAaacaagcaaaaaataaaaagatcaagAGCAACTATAATAGCATTTTCGGGCAAGAAAAATGATGAAAATCAGCCATTAATGCAGACTACAAGAAGACTGGCATTAAGCCTTGGTTCTATATCTCTTATTGCAAATTCTGGTCATGCCATTTCTCTTGCTGAGGATAATGGCTTTTGGCAGCTTGATTTCCCTCTCATTAGCCCTTCTGCTGAAAATAGTAAGCTTTCTATTGACTAAATGTTTTGGTTAGTTCTATCAAttcggttcgggaattttagcCCGTTGATAtactatgtttttaaattcgTGTTATATTTACTATCATTTTTTCGACGTTTGTCAAATGTTCTTACAATCAATTTGGATATAATGTGTTGCGATGCTATACGtctatgtttataaaattaatcttaCATGACATATATAACATTGCACTACATGAGTTTCAAATCGATTAAGGACAGTGACAAAACCATAAATTTTATTCAGGTGggaagagtttttttttatttatatcaaacAATATGTTGTTGGCTATTATGTTGATTgactttttgtttttgataattatgttgatcgatttaaaaaaaacaaaacagatTCGACTAAgcaatatatattatatttttaaaccgAACAGACATGTtggttgatttttttctttacttttaaggctcatatttttcaaaaacaattatcCGATTCTCTTTAAAATAGTTATTCCGTACTCATCAATCTCTAACACTTTGGAATCGGGGTGGGGCGGCTCCATCCTAGTTCCACCTCTGGTTGAAGGTATATTTGCAAAAGTCAAAATGTTATTTATgtcacaattttaaaaatatgatatgtTTGACGAAATTATTAAAATTGCGGATGGATATGAACCGTCTTGtcttaaaaaaattggtttgtaattgattgatttttttgatgCAGAGATTGCGAATGAGAAAACGGGTACGCGTTCTTTTATAAAGAAAGGACTGTTTATGGCGGACATTGGTGTTAAAGGAAGCATGTATAGGTTAAGAAAATGCAGTTTTGATCTCCTGGCAATGGAGGGTTTGATTGGGGCAGACACTTTGAACTATGTTCGCAAGTATTTGAGACTCAAATCTACTTTCATGTACTTCGATTTCGACAAGGTTATCTCTGCAGCTTCTCTTGATGATAAGCAGCCTCTTACTGATTTAGCTAACAGATTGTTTGACAAATTTGAAGAGGTAATCTCATTTCTAATCGTAAAGTCTTTACAAACttgaacttttttgatattaatcGAGTCTAAGTTTGAGCTACTAGAGTTAATAGTCGAGTCGAGTTTGAAAATTAAGATATTCTACCCGACATAGcctaatcaaattttaattaatcaatctTGTATCTTTtatagttatatatatttataatatttatccaatttttatattaaaattatttatagacAATAGAGTTGAGTCGAATCTCAGCTTTTTACTGACCTCAAGCTTGATCTCCTGTAATAGAACTCGATCGAGTTTGACTAGAGTTTCAAGCTTTGAAATTTAAGATTTGAGTCAAGCTCGACTTTGACACTGTTTCAACTCAGCTACACTCTTACActcatatatcatatattacATAGAAATTTATCGAGTCTTATATtacattttcattttcaaaaagcctagaactcaaaaaaaaatattataatatattttaacaaaattggtGATAATATTGACAGCTTGAAGATGCTTCAAGAAGGAAGAACCTGTCTGAGACTGAATCAAGTTACAAAGGCACAAAAGTAATTCTTCAAGAAGTCATGGACAGAATGCCAGATATGATCTAAACAAAGAaactattttcaaaattatttgttAAGTCTCTTGCTCTTAACATGTATTTTAGTCTTAAAACTGTTTCTACACTTGTTTTGGCTTCAAATTCATAGAACAGTACAGGCAAATCCCAGCAGTATAAATGATAAATCTCATTATCAAGAACATAAACAtattatacaaatttaataCTAAGGATACAAGCAGCCATACCGGATTCAATTCGTCGGGGCACGAAAAGGCTTTTCGTATGCAAGAATTGTTCACTATACATGTTATAATCAGCTCGGGTTAGGATCACTCTTCACTTTTTTAATGACTAAATAATAAAGTGATAAAAATGATATTCTTGGATGAAAATTAAATCATTATTCTATTACGTATCAGCCCAAACTCAAGCGAAAATCTGGAGACCGCATGAGAGTATGACGCCGAG is a window of Mercurialis annua linkage group LG2, ddMerAnnu1.2, whole genome shotgun sequence DNA encoding:
- the LOC126668914 gene encoding photosynthetic NDH subunit of lumenal location 3, chloroplastic, producing MAHLANLNTINETLPAIPKFTINKQKIKRSRATIIAFSGKKNDENQPLMQTTRRLALSLGSISLIANSGHAISLAEDNGFWQLDFPLISPSAENKIANEKTGTRSFIKKGLFMADIGVKGSMYRLRKCSFDLLAMEGLIGADTLNYVRKYLRLKSTFMYFDFDKVISAASLDDKQPLTDLANRLFDKFEELEDASRRKNLSETESSYKGTKVILQEVMDRMPDMI